The Candidatus Cloacimonadaceae bacterium DNA window TACTCCAACCTCAGGATCAGCCGCGTTCACGACAAAACGGAATTGAAAATCATTAAACAACTCCTGCTTGGCGACAAGCTGCTTCTTCTCACTGCGGAAATGGACAGCTCGGCTTATGCGATTGAGATCATCGCGCTCAGCGATCACAAGGCAAACGCGCACCCGAGAACGCTATATCGCTTCAATGGCACCACCCAAAAAGACGAAACACCGCCGACAATCGTATCTGCCAATCCCCGCAACGGCACCTCGGTGAACGACTTGGAACCGGTTTTGGAAGTGCGTTTCAGTGAGATCATACCCCTCGAAAACGTTATGGTAAAACTGATTTCGACCGAAGGAGGGGAAGTGATCGCCATGGATATCATCCAGGCAGATCATTTTGTATGCAAATTCCGTCCCAAAAGACCTTTGCAAAACTACCGCACCCACTCCCTGATCATTGGCTCCGAGAGCTCGGACATCAGCGGAAACAAATTGGAATCGGATTTTAAGCTCGTCTTTTTACCCCTGAAGCGCGATAAATGACCCGGCTGTGTCCCTGACTTTTTTCCCTGTAGCGCAGCATGCCGATGCTGCGGAAGCGCTTATCTGCTGGCTGCTGCCGCTAAATGTTAGAGTTGTTGATCGTAAATTCTCATCATCCGCCACTCATGGCTGATCAGCGTTTTGAAAAGTCAATTTCCAAAAGTTTCACGATGCGTGCCGCGACGTTTGTGCCAAAGAGATCGGGATGCCTTTCAGGAGTGGAAAAGGTAGATATCGCGTGAGGAAAATCATCCGCGTTGACCGGCAAAAGTAGGTTCCAGCCGCTTTGTACTGTTTCCAGCCATTCTGTCTCATAACGCAGGGTAACACAAGGTTTGCCAAGAATATAGGCTTCCTTTTGTATGCCCCCGGAATCGGTGATGATGATGGCGGAATTGTCCATCAAAGAGATGAAATCCAGATATGCCTGCGGCTCGATGAAGCTGATATTGTTCAGCGATTCGAAATCGAAGCCGCTCAATATGTTGCGCGTTCTGGGATGCACCGGAAACAGAATCAGGCGATCCAGCGTATTCAATCCGCGCAGGATCATTTCCAGATTAGCCGGATCGTCCACGTTGTAGGGTCGGTGCAGAGTGAGTAGAGCATAGGAATCGGGATCCAAATCCAGGAGGTTCAAAACGATGGATTCCTCTCTTGCTCTGACGATGCCATATTTGAGACTATCAACCATGATGTCGCCCACGAGGTGGCATATATCCGTAA harbors:
- the wecB gene encoding UDP-N-acetylglucosamine 2-epimerase (non-hydrolyzing) produces the protein MKIVQIVGARPQFVKLAPLSRLLREKHEELIIHSGQHYDIQMNDVFFRDMQIPDPDFNLNIGSGSQALQTAEMLSSIEPLLIDLKPDYVIVYGDTNTTLAGALAASKLGIKTVHVEACLRSFNRSMSEEINRIVTDHVSDILLAPTETAMQNAAREGLTDICHLVGDIMVDSLKYGIVRAREESIVLNLLDLDPDSYALLTLHRPYNVDDPANLEMILRGLNTLDRLILFPVHPRTRNILSGFDFESLNNISFIEPQAYLDFISLMDNSAIIITDSGGIQKEAYILGKPCVTLRYETEWLETVQSGWNLLLPVNADDFPHAISTFSTPERHPDLFGTNVAARIVKLLEIDFSKR